Proteins encoded in a region of the Flavobacteriaceae bacterium HL-DH10 genome:
- the nosZ gene encoding Sec-dependent nitrous-oxide reductase, producing the protein MKKILNSSIGFLIIALTFASCNNGDSSKSNSALSSNAAEKVYVAPGQHDEFYAFISGGFSGQLSVYGLPSGRLFKVIPVFSQDAEKAYGYNEETSPMLNTSHGFIPWDDSHHPDISQTNGELDGRYIYINANNTPRIAKIDLTTFETTEIIEIPNSAGNHSSSFVTENTEYVVAGTRFSVPIPQKDMSIKDYKGNFKGALSFLKVNPDNGEMSIKFQILMPGFNYDLSHPGRGKSHGWFFFTTYNTEEANSLLEVNASQNDKDFIAAINWKKIEEYVNNGGGTKMPTNYAHNVYSDETHSATSTMIKEVLTINPIDVPGAVFLLPTPKSPHGCDVDPTGEYIVGNGKLSANLTVHSFTKMQDAIANKKFDGDAYGIPILKFEDVLAGSVEQPGLGPLHTEFDGKGNAYTTFFISSEVVKWKLGTWEVIDRKPTYYSVGHLMIPGGNSAKPFGKYVVAMNKITKDRYLPTGPEVTQSAQLYDISGDKMELLLDFPTIGEPHYAAGCPASLIEGNSKKLYKLAENKHPYAAKSDADTKVVRNGKEVHIQMTMIRSHFSPDNIEGIKVGDKVYFHVTNLEQDYDVPHGIAMIGANTSELLIMPGQTETFIWEPKQVGVWPFYCTDFCSALHQEMQGYIRVSPASSNLELSWSLGE; encoded by the coding sequence ATGAAAAAAATATTAAATAGTTCTATAGGATTTTTAATTATTGCTTTGACTTTTGCAAGTTGCAATAATGGAGATTCTTCAAAATCAAACAGTGCATTAAGTTCTAATGCTGCCGAAAAAGTATATGTTGCTCCAGGGCAGCACGATGAGTTTTATGCGTTTATTTCTGGAGGATTTAGCGGACAATTATCTGTATATGGCTTACCGTCTGGACGCCTTTTTAAAGTAATTCCTGTATTTTCTCAAGATGCAGAAAAAGCATATGGTTATAACGAAGAAACTAGCCCTATGTTAAACACATCTCATGGTTTTATTCCTTGGGATGATTCTCACCACCCTGATATTTCGCAAACCAATGGGGAACTTGATGGCAGGTATATTTACATTAATGCAAACAATACACCTCGTATTGCAAAAATTGATTTAACAACTTTTGAAACTACAGAGATTATTGAAATTCCTAATAGTGCTGGAAATCACAGTTCATCATTTGTAACTGAAAACACGGAGTATGTTGTTGCAGGCACTCGATTTTCAGTACCTATTCCTCAAAAAGATATGTCTATTAAAGATTATAAAGGCAACTTTAAAGGCGCTTTATCATTTTTAAAGGTAAATCCAGACAATGGTGAAATGTCTATTAAATTTCAAATATTAATGCCTGGATTTAATTATGATTTATCACACCCTGGACGTGGAAAATCTCACGGATGGTTCTTTTTTACTACCTATAATACCGAGGAAGCTAATTCTCTTTTAGAAGTTAATGCATCACAAAACGATAAAGATTTTATTGCTGCCATAAACTGGAAAAAAATTGAAGAATATGTAAACAATGGTGGTGGAACTAAAATGCCAACTAACTATGCGCATAATGTATATAGTGATGAAACACATTCTGCTACATCTACTATGATAAAAGAGGTTTTAACAATTAACCCAATAGATGTTCCTGGGGCTGTTTTCTTATTGCCTACTCCAAAATCACCCCATGGTTGTGATGTAGATCCTACTGGTGAATATATAGTTGGTAACGGAAAACTTTCAGCTAATTTAACAGTACATTCATTTACTAAAATGCAAGATGCCATTGCTAATAAAAAATTTGATGGTGATGCTTACGGTATTCCAATATTAAAATTTGAAGATGTACTTGCAGGGTCTGTAGAACAACCAGGATTAGGACCATTACATACAGAATTTGATGGAAAAGGGAATGCCTACACAACATTCTTTATTTCATCTGAAGTAGTAAAATGGAAATTAGGAACTTGGGAAGTTATAGATAGAAAACCTACATATTACTCTGTTGGTCACTTAATGATTCCCGGAGGAAACTCAGCAAAACCTTTTGGTAAATATGTTGTTGCCATGAATAAAATTACTAAAGACCGTTATTTACCAACAGGTCCAGAAGTTACTCAATCGGCTCAACTTTATGATATATCTGGTGATAAAATGGAATTGCTTCTAGATTTTCCAACAATCGGTGAACCTCATTATGCTGCTGGTTGTCCCGCCTCATTAATTGAAGGAAATTCTAAAAAACTTTATAAATTGGCAGAAAACAAACACCCATATGCTGCCAAAAGTGATGCCGACACTAAAGTAGTTAGAAATGGCAAAGAAGTTCATATACAAATGACCATGATACGGAGCCACTTTTCACCAGATAATATTGAAGGTATTAAAGTAGGAGACAAAGTATATTTTCATGTTACTAATTTAGAGCAAGATTATGATGTGCCTCATGGTATTGCTATGATTGGAGCCAACACATCCGAATTACTAATTATGCCAGGACAAACCGAAACATTTATTTGGGAACCTAAACAAGTTGGTGTTTGGCCATTTTATTGTACAGATTTCTGTTCTGCTTTACATCAAGAAATGCAAGGTTATATTCGTGTATCTCCTGCGTCATCAAACCTAGAATTATCTTGGTCTTTAGGCGAATAA
- a CDS encoding fasciclin domain-containing protein: MKTNLNILLTVFLVVFFFNCKNNKETPAETSTTTVVSTTDEKQGQAFIEDDGSTPNILQIAIGSKDHTTLVAAVQAAELENALVNAGPLMVFAPTNDAFAALPAGTVENLLKPENKATLSNILLNHVTPGNYSKDFLKKFKKLGQANNQSVNVEVIEDDVFIGGAKIIASIPAGNGIIHVVDKVILPEN; encoded by the coding sequence ATGAAAACCAACTTAAACATTTTACTTACCGTTTTCCTTGTTGTTTTCTTTTTTAATTGTAAAAATAATAAAGAAACTCCTGCAGAAACATCTACAACTACAGTTGTATCTACAACTGATGAAAAACAAGGACAAGCTTTTATTGAAGATGACGGCTCTACTCCAAACATATTGCAAATAGCAATCGGTTCAAAAGATCATACAACACTTGTAGCTGCTGTTCAGGCAGCCGAATTGGAAAATGCTTTAGTAAATGCTGGTCCACTAATGGTTTTTGCACCAACAAACGATGCTTTTGCGGCATTACCAGCAGGAACAGTTGAGAATTTATTAAAACCTGAGAACAAAGCCACTTTATCAAATATTTTATTAAACCACGTTACACCTGGCAACTACTCAAAAGACTTTCTAAAGAAATTTAAAAAACTAGGGCAAGCTAATAATCAAAGCGTAAACGTAGAAGTTATTGAAGATGATGTATTTATTGGAGGAGCCAAAATAATTGCTAGTATACCTGCTGGAAATGGTATTATACATGTTGTAGATAAAGTTATTTTGCCTGAAAACTAA
- a CDS encoding cytochrome c, whose protein sequence is MKTTTLKTLMTLLILLLISCGGKEEKKKAGFSYEKTTTTEKKVTKAEPVTASKRIDLNDKGVGPIKSVELGDEIDQTMATHGEDVYKKMCTACHRVDKKFIGPAPLGILERRTPEWVMNMILNPEEMMQKNPLAKDLLTEFNGAPMANQNLTEAEARAVLEYFRTLK, encoded by the coding sequence ATGAAAACAACAACACTAAAAACTTTAATGACATTATTAATTTTACTACTTATAAGCTGTGGTGGTAAAGAAGAAAAAAAGAAAGCAGGTTTCTCTTACGAAAAAACAACTACAACAGAAAAAAAAGTAACTAAAGCTGAGCCTGTTACTGCATCAAAAAGAATAGACTTAAACGACAAAGGCGTTGGTCCAATAAAATCTGTTGAACTTGGGGATGAAATAGATCAAACCATGGCAACTCATGGTGAAGATGTGTATAAAAAAATGTGTACTGCATGCCACCGTGTAGATAAAAAATTTATTGGCCCAGCACCATTAGGCATTTTAGAACGTAGGACTCCAGAATGGGTTATGAATATGATTTTAAATCCAGAAGAAATGATGCAAAAAAACCCTTTAGCTAAAGATTTATTAACTGAATTTAATGGTGCTCCTATGGCAAATCAAAACCTTACAGAGGCCGAAGCTAGAGCTGTTTTAGAATACTTTAGAACATTAAAATAA
- a CDS encoding Rrf2 family transcriptional regulator produces the protein MLSKSSKYAIKAVTFLALNSSKKKKVMVKDIAEPINVPQAYIAKLLQDLVRFNIVSSVRGPKGGFYLDDKNKEQSVFSIINVIDGEKKLSTCMLSLGSCNETKPCPLHNILSASRDEILKNLKDKTIKELSLDVKSGNSFLPL, from the coding sequence ATGCTCTCAAAATCTTCAAAATATGCCATTAAAGCCGTTACATTTTTGGCTTTAAATTCAAGTAAGAAAAAAAAGGTAATGGTTAAGGATATTGCCGAACCTATTAATGTTCCGCAGGCATATATTGCTAAATTACTTCAGGATCTAGTTCGGTTTAATATAGTATCTTCTGTTAGAGGTCCTAAGGGCGGATTTTATTTAGATGATAAAAATAAAGAGCAGTCTGTTTTTAGTATTATAAATGTTATTGACGGAGAAAAAAAGTTGAGTACTTGTATGTTAAGTTTAGGAAGTTGTAATGAGACAAAACCTTGTCCTTTACATAATATATTAAGTGCTTCGAGAGATGAAATATTAAAGAATTTGAAAGATAAAACTATTAAGGAATTATCATTAGATGTTAAATCTGGAAATTCGTTTTTACCACTATAA
- a CDS encoding alpha-ketoglutarate decarboxylase — protein MPIFSIINKTKLLIFLIVFCFVHFSYAQDKTNDLWKGVRFGGGFGLNFSDTFFSATIAPSAIYEFNEIIALGFGLNATFNNQKSIYKSTILGGSIISLFNIINEIQLSAEFEQLNVNRRYNVNLNIEDDNYWIPALFLGAGYRNGNITFGIRYDILYNNQKSIYADSWAPFVRLYF, from the coding sequence ATGCCCATATTTTCTATAATCAACAAAACAAAACTATTAATTTTCTTAATTGTTTTTTGTTTTGTTCATTTCTCTTATGCACAAGATAAAACAAATGATCTCTGGAAAGGTGTACGTTTTGGAGGTGGTTTTGGTTTAAATTTTAGTGACACCTTTTTTAGTGCAACTATTGCTCCTAGTGCTATATATGAATTTAATGAAATAATAGCCCTTGGTTTTGGACTTAATGCAACCTTTAACAATCAAAAAAGCATCTATAAATCTACTATTTTAGGCGGTAGTATTATTAGTCTTTTTAATATTATTAATGAAATTCAACTTTCGGCAGAATTTGAACAACTTAACGTAAATAGACGCTATAATGTTAACTTAAATATTGAAGACGATAATTATTGGATTCCTGCTTTATTTTTAGGTGCTGGATATAGAAATGGCAATATTACTTTTGGCATTAGATATGATATTCTGTATAACAATCAAAAAAGTATTTATGCAGATTCTTGGGCGCCTTTTGTGAGGTTGTACTTTTAG
- a CDS encoding 2-oxoglutarate dehydrogenase E1 component: MDKFSFLNAAHTAYFADLYDQYLQNPDSVEPSWRAFFQGYDFGSENYGLEGEIVEGVSAQMPEYLQKEFQVIKLIDGYRMRGHLFTKTNPVRNRRTYTPTLDIENFGLSANDLDTVFNAGEILGIGTQTLREIIIHLDRIYCSSIGVEYMYLRNPEVISWWQGKLNFNDNQPNFSPDKKKYILSKLNQAVNFENFLQTKYVGQKRFSLEGGESLIPAISNVLFYAVEKYDVKECVLGMAHRGRLSTLVNIFRKPMNELLSEFDGKDFEDEDIDGDVKYHLGLTLDKTYQNGKTIKMNLVPNPSHLETVASVAEGITRAKIDTDYEGDDQKILPIIVHGDAAIAGQGIAYEVAQMSQLNGYKTGGTIHIVVNNQIGFTTNYLDARSSTYCTDVAKVTLSPVLHVNADDAEAVVHAVELALDYRMRYKKDVYIDLLGYRKYGHNEGDEPRFTQPKLYKEIAKHKNPFQLYSSKLITENTIDKTYLDTIVSEFKETLESEYVKSKEAESSKVREFMQERWTNFQRQGLEGMLKVADTTFPENNLKNISKIVSTVPEGVKFLRKAERILDGRSKMVFETDTLDWGMAETLAYGSLLEEGFNVRISGQDVERGTFSHRHAILRDEISEERINLLNTNPENKGKMDIFNSFLSEYGVLGFDYGYAMANPNTLTIWEAQFGDFSNGAQIIFDQYLSAAEDKWKAQNGIVVLLPHGYEGQGSEHSSARIERYLQLCGDDNMIVADCTTPANIYHLLRRQMKRDFRKPLIVFTPKSLLRHPKAVSSLNELASGNFQEVIDDTINPENVKKLVFCTGKFYYDLLAEREVIESDDVALVRIEQLFPLHLEKIQEIISRYPNVKTYAWAQEEPKNMGAWSYMLQRMDLVKLEVYSRPFSSVPAPGSSTRDKGRQRRVINAVFDKN; the protein is encoded by the coding sequence ATGGATAAATTTTCCTTTTTAAACGCAGCACATACAGCATATTTTGCCGATTTATACGATCAATATTTACAGAACCCAGATAGTGTAGAACCTAGTTGGAGAGCTTTTTTTCAAGGTTATGATTTTGGTAGTGAAAATTATGGATTAGAGGGTGAAATAGTAGAAGGTGTTTCGGCACAAATGCCAGAATACCTACAGAAAGAATTTCAAGTTATAAAACTTATTGATGGTTATAGAATGCGAGGGCATTTGTTTACTAAAACAAATCCTGTACGAAATAGAAGAACCTATACACCAACATTAGATATTGAAAATTTCGGTCTTTCCGCAAACGATTTAGATACTGTTTTTAATGCAGGTGAAATTTTGGGTATTGGCACCCAGACTTTACGTGAAATTATTATTCATTTAGACAGGATTTATTGCAGTTCTATAGGCGTAGAATATATGTATTTACGTAATCCTGAAGTGATTTCATGGTGGCAGGGTAAATTAAATTTTAATGATAATCAACCTAATTTTTCACCAGATAAAAAGAAATATATCCTTTCGAAATTAAACCAAGCGGTGAATTTTGAAAACTTTTTGCAAACAAAATATGTTGGGCAAAAACGATTTTCTCTAGAAGGAGGTGAATCATTAATTCCAGCAATAAGTAATGTGCTTTTTTATGCTGTTGAAAAATATGATGTAAAAGAATGTGTTTTAGGAATGGCTCACCGTGGGCGTTTAAGCACACTCGTAAATATTTTTAGAAAACCAATGAACGAACTCTTAAGTGAGTTTGATGGTAAAGATTTTGAAGACGAAGATATAGATGGAGATGTTAAATACCATTTAGGGTTAACCTTAGATAAAACCTATCAAAATGGTAAAACCATAAAAATGAATTTGGTGCCAAACCCATCACATTTAGAAACGGTTGCATCGGTTGCTGAAGGTATTACAAGAGCAAAAATTGACACAGATTACGAAGGAGACGATCAAAAAATATTACCAATAATAGTGCATGGAGATGCCGCTATAGCAGGTCAAGGTATTGCTTATGAAGTAGCTCAAATGAGTCAATTAAATGGTTACAAAACTGGAGGTACTATTCATATTGTTGTTAATAACCAAATTGGTTTTACTACTAATTATTTAGATGCGCGTTCAAGCACCTATTGTACAGATGTTGCAAAGGTAACTTTATCACCAGTTTTACACGTAAATGCAGATGATGCTGAGGCTGTTGTACATGCTGTAGAGTTAGCTTTAGACTATAGAATGCGATATAAGAAAGACGTTTATATAGATTTGTTGGGTTACCGTAAATATGGACATAATGAAGGTGATGAACCTCGTTTTACACAACCAAAATTATATAAAGAAATAGCAAAGCATAAAAACCCTTTTCAATTATATTCTAGTAAATTAATTACTGAAAATACTATTGATAAAACATATTTAGACACTATTGTTTCAGAGTTTAAAGAGACTTTAGAGAGTGAGTATGTAAAGTCAAAAGAGGCAGAATCTTCTAAAGTTAGAGAATTTATGCAAGAACGTTGGACTAATTTTCAACGACAAGGGCTAGAAGGTATGTTAAAAGTTGCAGACACAACATTTCCTGAAAATAATTTAAAAAATATTTCTAAAATTGTTTCAACAGTTCCAGAAGGTGTTAAGTTTTTAAGGAAAGCCGAAAGAATTCTTGACGGACGATCAAAAATGGTTTTTGAAACCGATACTTTAGATTGGGGAATGGCTGAAACTTTAGCCTATGGTAGTTTGTTAGAAGAAGGATTTAATGTGCGTATATCTGGTCAAGATGTTGAGCGTGGTACATTTAGTCATAGACATGCTATTTTACGTGATGAAATATCAGAAGAACGTATTAATTTATTAAACACAAACCCAGAGAATAAAGGTAAAATGGATATTTTTAATTCCTTTTTATCAGAATATGGTGTGCTAGGTTTTGATTATGGTTACGCCATGGCAAATCCAAATACATTAACTATTTGGGAAGCACAATTTGGAGATTTTAGTAATGGTGCTCAAATTATATTTGACCAATATTTATCGGCAGCAGAAGATAAATGGAAAGCGCAAAATGGTATTGTTGTTTTATTGCCACATGGTTATGAAGGGCAAGGATCTGAACACTCATCGGCAAGAATAGAACGTTATTTACAACTTTGTGGTGATGATAATATGATAGTTGCAGATTGTACAACACCTGCAAATATTTATCACTTATTGCGTCGTCAAATGAAGCGCGATTTTAGAAAACCATTAATAGTTTTTACACCAAAAAGTTTATTACGTCATCCAAAAGCAGTTTCAAGTTTAAATGAATTAGCTTCAGGTAACTTTCAAGAAGTTATAGACGATACAATAAATCCAGAAAATGTAAAGAAACTTGTTTTCTGTACAGGTAAATTCTATTATGATTTATTAGCAGAAAGGGAAGTCATAGAATCAGATGATGTTGCTTTAGTTAGAATTGAGCAATTATTTCCTTTGCATTTAGAAAAAATTCAAGAAATAATAAGTCGTTATCCTAATGTTAAAACATATGCTTGGGCACAAGAAGAACCTAAAAATATGGGAGCTTGGAGTTATATGTTACAACGTATGGATTTGGTTAAATTAGAAGTTTATTCTAGACCATTTAGTTCGGTTCCAGCTCCAGGGTCTAGTACACGAGATAAAGGCAGACAGCGTCGTGTTATTAATGCTGTTTTTGATAAAAATTAG